In one window of Rhodopseudomonas palustris HaA2 DNA:
- a CDS encoding protein-disulfide reductase DsbD domain-containing protein encodes MIAIVPLRAALLTALLVVCAGARADDASPWINEPYSAVRLLAGSRSGAVLLGGIAFQLQPGWKTYWRTPGDSGVPPRFDFSKSDNVEAVTILWPAPTAFPDGAGGTSLGYESHVVLPLRIVAKNADKPVTLRAAISYAVCEKLCVPVEASAELAFNNVASTQDSALAAALDTVPVPANVGDPNPLTIRDVVLRGDTEVWVDVVAPPANEVRLFVEGPTPDWALPIPKRSPNAPEGVQRFTFPLEGLPSGAHAEGAALKFTLVGPEKSYEFNVNLN; translated from the coding sequence ATGATCGCAATCGTTCCGCTCCGCGCGGCCCTGCTCACCGCTCTCCTCGTCGTCTGCGCCGGCGCGCGCGCCGACGACGCCTCGCCGTGGATCAATGAACCCTATTCCGCCGTGCGGCTGCTCGCCGGGTCGCGCAGCGGCGCGGTGCTGCTGGGTGGAATTGCGTTCCAGTTGCAGCCGGGCTGGAAGACCTATTGGCGCACCCCGGGCGATTCCGGCGTGCCGCCGCGGTTCGACTTCTCCAAGTCCGACAATGTCGAGGCGGTGACGATCCTGTGGCCGGCGCCGACGGCCTTCCCCGACGGTGCGGGCGGCACGTCGCTCGGCTACGAGTCGCATGTCGTGCTGCCGCTGCGCATTGTGGCGAAGAATGCCGACAAGCCGGTGACGCTGCGCGCCGCGATCAGCTACGCGGTGTGCGAGAAGCTGTGCGTTCCGGTCGAAGCCAGTGCCGAACTCGCCTTCAACAACGTGGCGAGTACGCAGGACAGCGCGCTCGCCGCGGCGCTCGACACCGTTCCGGTACCGGCCAATGTCGGCGATCCCAATCCGCTGACGATCCGCGACGTGGTGTTGCGCGGCGATACCGAAGTGTGGGTCGATGTCGTCGCGCCTCCGGCGAACGAGGTCCGCCTGTTCGTCGAAGGCCCGACGCCGGACTGGGCGCTGCCGATCCCGAAACGGAGTCCGAATGCACCGGAGGGCGTGCAACGCTTCACCTTTCCCCTCGAAGGTCTGCCTTCGGGCGCGCATGCCGAAGGCGCGGCGCTGAAATTCACCCTGGTCGGGCCGGAGAAATCCTACGAGTTCAACGTCAATCTGAACTGA
- a CDS encoding LysR family transcriptional regulator, with protein sequence MTKLPDFEALAIFAKVVELRSFAATAAELALSKATVSKAVTRLEARLGARLFNRTSRRLALTDAGQRLAERAAQLLADGEAAESEALAQSAAPRGLVRLAVPMTFGVKVIAPLLPDFLAAYPEVSIDLHLSDAMVDLIGEGFDAGVRIASLPDSSLVARRLCAMPRYTVASKAYLAQHGRPTHPMHLAAHRCFGYAYLSTPNVWTYTNAEGEQASVRPSGPLRVNNGEAVLPAVIAGLGIADLPEFIVGDAIAAGAVEVILQGWHQREGSVHLVMPPGGPRPARVEVLAAFLADRLGPKRRLPS encoded by the coding sequence ATGACCAAGCTGCCGGATTTCGAAGCGCTGGCGATCTTCGCCAAGGTCGTCGAGTTGCGATCCTTTGCGGCCACCGCGGCCGAGCTGGCGCTGTCCAAGGCGACGGTGTCGAAGGCGGTGACGCGGCTCGAGGCGCGGCTCGGCGCCCGGCTGTTCAATCGGACGTCGCGGCGGCTGGCGCTCACCGACGCCGGCCAGCGGCTGGCCGAGCGCGCCGCGCAATTGCTCGCCGACGGCGAGGCGGCGGAAAGCGAGGCGCTGGCGCAGTCGGCCGCGCCGCGCGGCCTGGTGCGGCTGGCGGTGCCGATGACCTTCGGCGTCAAGGTGATCGCGCCGCTGCTGCCGGACTTCCTCGCCGCCTATCCCGAGGTCTCGATCGACCTGCATCTGTCGGATGCGATGGTCGATCTGATCGGCGAGGGCTTCGACGCAGGCGTGCGGATCGCCTCATTGCCGGATTCGTCGCTGGTGGCGCGGCGGCTGTGCGCGATGCCGCGCTACACGGTGGCATCGAAGGCCTATCTGGCGCAGCACGGCCGCCCGACGCATCCGATGCATCTCGCCGCGCATCGCTGCTTCGGCTACGCCTATTTGTCGACGCCGAATGTCTGGACCTACACCAATGCGGAAGGCGAACAGGCGTCGGTGCGGCCGTCCGGCCCGCTCCGTGTCAACAATGGCGAGGCGGTGCTGCCGGCGGTGATCGCGGGGCTCGGCATCGCCGATCTGCCGGAGTTCATCGTCGGCGACGCCATCGCTGCCGGCGCGGTCGAGGTGATCCTGCAGGGCTGGCACCAGCGCGAAGGCTCGGTGCATCTGGTGATGCCGCCCGGCGGCCCCCGGCCGGCGCGGGTCGAGGTGCTGGCGGCGTTCCTGGCCGACCGGCTGGGGCCGAAGCGCCGCCTCCCGAGCTGA
- a CDS encoding pirin family protein: MIEVRPFNKLGGADHGWLKARHHFSFASYYDPAKMGHGALRVWNDDEIAPNTGFPPHPHRDMEIITYVRDGAITHEDSLGNRGRTEAGDVQVMSAGSGVRHSEYNLEPETTRIFQIWIEPTQAGGQPTWGSKPFPKADRSGKLVTIASGLKGDHDALPIRADARVLATTLKAGESAEYDADASRHLYLVPAAGSVEVNGVRVDARDGAAIRNEARLTITALEDAELVLVDAA, from the coding sequence ATGATCGAAGTTCGACCCTTCAACAAGCTCGGCGGCGCCGACCACGGCTGGCTCAAGGCGCGGCATCACTTCTCGTTCGCGAGCTATTACGACCCTGCCAAAATGGGCCACGGCGCCCTGCGGGTCTGGAACGACGACGAGATCGCTCCCAACACCGGCTTTCCGCCGCACCCGCATCGCGACATGGAGATCATCACCTATGTCCGCGACGGCGCCATCACCCACGAGGATTCGCTCGGCAACCGCGGCCGCACCGAGGCCGGCGACGTGCAGGTGATGAGCGCAGGCTCGGGCGTGCGGCATTCGGAATACAATCTGGAGCCCGAGACCACCCGGATCTTCCAGATCTGGATCGAGCCGACGCAGGCCGGCGGCCAGCCGACCTGGGGTTCCAAGCCGTTCCCGAAGGCCGACCGCTCCGGCAAGCTCGTCACCATCGCCTCCGGCCTCAAGGGCGACCATGACGCACTGCCGATCCGGGCCGATGCGCGGGTGCTCGCCACCACGCTGAAGGCCGGCGAGAGCGCCGAATACGACGCCGACGCCAGCCGGCATCTCTATCTGGTGCCGGCGGCGGGCAGCGTCGAGGTCAACGGCGTCCGTGTCGATGCCCGCGACGGCGCCGCGATCCGCAACGAAGCCAGGCTGACGATCACCGCGCTCGAAGACGCCGAGCTGGTGCTGGTCGACGCGGCGTAA
- the wrbA gene encoding NAD(P)H:quinone oxidoreductase → MAKVLVLYYSAYGHIETMANAVAEGAREAGATVDIKRVPELVPPDVAKASYYKLDQAAPVATIDDLANYDAIIVGTGTRFGRMASQMANFLDQAGGLWAKGALNGKVGGAFTSTATQHGGQETTLFSIITNLLHFGMVVVGLNYGFQGQMTLGEITGGAPYGATTLTGGDGARQPSANELAGARYQGKTIAETAIKLHG, encoded by the coding sequence ATGGCGAAGGTTCTGGTTCTTTACTACTCGGCTTACGGCCACATCGAGACGATGGCCAATGCGGTCGCGGAAGGCGCGCGCGAGGCCGGCGCGACGGTCGATATCAAGCGCGTCCCCGAGCTGGTGCCGCCGGACGTCGCCAAGGCGTCGTACTACAAGCTCGACCAGGCCGCGCCGGTCGCGACCATCGACGATCTCGCCAATTACGACGCGATCATCGTCGGCACCGGCACCCGGTTCGGCCGGATGGCGTCGCAGATGGCGAACTTCCTCGATCAGGCCGGCGGGCTGTGGGCGAAGGGCGCGCTGAACGGCAAGGTCGGTGGCGCCTTCACCTCGACCGCGACCCAGCACGGCGGCCAGGAAACCACACTGTTCTCGATCATCACCAACCTGCTGCATTTCGGCATGGTGGTGGTCGGCCTCAATTACGGCTTCCAGGGCCAGATGACGCTCGGCGAAATCACCGGCGGCGCCCCTTACGGCGCGACCACGCTGACCGGCGGCGACGGCGCGCGGCAGCCGAGCGCCAACGAACTCGCCGGCGCGCGCTATCAGGGCAAGACCATCGCCGAGACCGCGATCAAGCTGCACGGCTGA
- a CDS encoding flavin reductase family protein, translating into MPRADPERFRAAASRFATGVTVITALDRDGEVCGMTVNSFVTVTLSPPTVLFLAKPGRTRAAITASGRYGVNVLADTAAALSSHFAGRGAARHDLRYEWTDALPRLPDCLAFFACSLVRQIELGDHLMLIAEVTACDHRDDAPLVFFGSRYHAGAGVPALDA; encoded by the coding sequence ATGCCGCGCGCCGATCCGGAGCGGTTTCGCGCGGCGGCGTCACGCTTCGCCACCGGCGTGACGGTGATCACGGCGCTCGACCGAGACGGCGAGGTCTGCGGCATGACGGTGAACAGCTTCGTCACCGTGACGCTGTCGCCGCCGACGGTGCTGTTCCTGGCGAAGCCCGGCCGTACCCGGGCGGCGATCACGGCGAGCGGCCGCTACGGCGTCAACGTGCTGGCGGACACCGCGGCAGCGCTGTCCAGCCACTTCGCCGGCCGCGGCGCTGCCCGCCACGACCTTCGCTACGAATGGACCGACGCGCTGCCGCGGCTGCCCGACTGTCTCGCCTTCTTCGCCTGCAGCCTGGTGCGACAGATCGAGCTCGGCGATCATCTGATGCTGATCGCCGAGGTCACCGCCTGCGATCATCGCGACGACGCACCGCTGGTGTTCTTCGGCAGCCGCTATCACGCCGGCGCCGGTGTGCCGGCGCTCGACGCCTGA
- a CDS encoding EthD family reductase, with translation MHCLTVLYPPPDDPARFKDYYVKIHVPLAKQLPGLGSCAYGFPAPLGPGDAPFCVFTALFDSAEAMGQALQSEIGAKVAADVPNYSPKGAQLMHYAVEG, from the coding sequence ATGCATTGCCTCACCGTACTGTATCCGCCGCCGGACGATCCGGCCCGCTTCAAGGATTACTACGTCAAGATTCACGTGCCGCTGGCGAAGCAATTGCCCGGGCTGGGATCCTGCGCCTACGGCTTCCCGGCGCCGCTCGGGCCCGGCGATGCGCCGTTCTGTGTGTTCACCGCGTTGTTCGATAGCGCCGAGGCGATGGGGCAGGCGCTGCAATCGGAGATCGGCGCCAAGGTCGCCGCCGACGTGCCGAACTACTCGCCGAAGGGTGCGCAGCTGATGCACTATGCGGTGGAGGGCTGA
- the styA gene encoding styrene monooxygenase subunit StyA produces the protein MKRTIGIIGAGVGGLHLALYLQKHGVDAVIITDREPSDYRDSRLLNTVAHHHVTLAREHYLGIDQWSAAELHYTYHDHVFNFPEPLRFRGDFSRPSRAVDYRVYLPVLMEEFMRRGGKIECRRIEEDDIPALVDRFELLVVSTGKGGFGQLFPYRPDLTPYTQPQRRLCVGLYKGVRQNNPMNVTLSVSPGHGEMIVIPTLTFDGIATALLMENVPGGDLEDLATLDYAKNRAHFLDTLLAKLEKHHPTTFDRIDTARFDLAQEQDLLQGGVVPTVRNTTFEFPDGKCAIALGDVHSVVDPMMGQGANMASYAAFVLGEEIVASEVLDVRFCEKVDLKRQDRVLAASRWTNLMLAPPSPSLGALLGTMGQNKALADEFTENFNYPEVQWDRISTPRRIEAWIARASSERAQQPQAA, from the coding sequence ATGAAGCGGACGATCGGAATCATCGGGGCCGGCGTGGGCGGCCTGCATCTGGCCCTGTACCTGCAGAAACACGGCGTCGACGCCGTCATCATCACCGATCGCGAGCCGTCCGACTATCGTGACAGTCGCCTGCTCAATACCGTGGCGCACCATCACGTCACCCTCGCGCGCGAGCACTATCTCGGCATCGATCAGTGGTCGGCCGCCGAGCTGCACTACACGTATCACGACCACGTCTTCAATTTTCCCGAGCCGTTGCGATTTCGCGGCGACTTCAGCAGGCCGAGCCGCGCGGTGGACTACCGCGTCTATCTGCCGGTGCTGATGGAGGAATTCATGCGCCGCGGCGGCAAGATCGAATGCCGCAGGATCGAGGAAGACGATATCCCGGCGCTGGTCGATCGCTTCGAGCTGCTGGTGGTGTCGACCGGCAAGGGCGGCTTCGGGCAGTTGTTTCCGTATCGTCCGGATCTCACGCCCTACACCCAGCCGCAACGTCGCCTCTGTGTCGGGCTGTACAAGGGCGTCCGGCAGAACAACCCGATGAATGTCACGCTGTCGGTCTCACCCGGCCACGGCGAGATGATCGTGATTCCGACCCTGACCTTCGACGGCATCGCCACCGCGCTGCTGATGGAGAATGTGCCGGGCGGCGATCTCGAAGACCTCGCGACGCTCGACTATGCGAAGAACCGGGCGCATTTCCTGGACACGTTGCTGGCGAAGCTCGAGAAACATCACCCGACGACGTTCGACCGGATCGACACCGCGCGCTTCGACCTCGCGCAGGAGCAGGATCTGCTGCAGGGCGGCGTGGTGCCGACGGTGCGCAACACCACGTTCGAATTTCCCGACGGCAAATGTGCGATCGCGCTCGGCGACGTTCATTCGGTGGTCGACCCGATGATGGGGCAGGGCGCCAACATGGCTTCTTACGCCGCCTTCGTGCTCGGCGAGGAGATCGTCGCCAGCGAGGTACTGGATGTCCGCTTCTGCGAGAAGGTCGATCTGAAACGGCAGGACCGTGTGCTCGCGGCGTCGCGCTGGACCAATCTGATGCTGGCGCCGCCGTCGCCATCGCTCGGTGCGCTGCTCGGCACGATGGGCCAGAACAAGGCGCTGGCCGACGAATTCACCGAGAATTTCAACTATCCGGAAGTGCAGTGGGACCGGATTTCGACCCCGCGACGGATCGAGGCCTGGATCGCGCGTGCCAGCTCCGAGCGCGCGCAGCAGCCGCAGGCGGCGTGA
- a CDS encoding LysR family transcriptional regulator: protein MDRLDCLRAFVKTMEGGSFSGAAKELGLGQPAVSKRIALLEKEFGSQLFMRNTRKLTPTREAHRIYDLARQALSCIEMARASIAEAPAVPTGMLRLGVPSSFGRHYIMPVIEQYLRDYPQVKVDIRFSEQTVNLVEDGIELALRIGDLESSSLKARRIGLVRRFLVATPAYLRRQPQPQLPGDLKNLHCIAYARLSPANQWAFDSELGRHVVQISASIMVDDADAMKQAVLQNLGVAILPAWSAADAVRSGEMEIVLPEFAVPALPLNAVYADTQWMSLRARCFLDLLIARSHRFSEDVDGAGPPRRF from the coding sequence ATGGATCGTCTCGATTGCCTCAGAGCGTTCGTGAAGACGATGGAAGGCGGCAGTTTCTCCGGCGCCGCCAAAGAGCTCGGTCTCGGCCAGCCGGCTGTCAGCAAGCGGATCGCATTGCTCGAGAAGGAATTCGGCTCGCAGCTATTCATGCGCAACACCCGCAAGCTGACGCCGACCCGGGAGGCCCACCGCATCTACGACCTGGCACGGCAGGCGCTGAGCTGTATCGAGATGGCGCGGGCGAGCATCGCGGAGGCGCCGGCGGTGCCGACCGGGATGTTGCGGCTGGGCGTGCCGTCGTCGTTCGGCCGGCACTACATCATGCCGGTGATCGAGCAATATCTGCGCGACTATCCGCAGGTGAAGGTCGACATCCGGTTCAGCGAACAGACCGTCAATCTGGTCGAGGACGGCATCGAACTGGCGTTGCGGATCGGTGATCTGGAGTCCAGCTCACTCAAGGCGCGGCGGATCGGCCTGGTGCGGCGTTTCCTGGTGGCGACGCCGGCCTATCTGCGCCGGCAGCCGCAGCCGCAGCTCCCCGGCGATCTGAAGAACCTGCATTGCATCGCCTACGCGCGGCTGTCGCCGGCCAACCAATGGGCCTTCGACTCCGAGCTGGGGCGCCATGTCGTGCAAATCTCCGCCTCCATTATGGTCGACGACGCCGATGCGATGAAGCAGGCGGTGCTGCAGAATCTCGGCGTCGCCATTCTGCCGGCGTGGAGTGCCGCCGATGCGGTGCGAAGTGGCGAGATGGAGATCGTGCTGCCGGAATTCGCCGTTCCGGCGCTGCCGTTGAATGCGGTCTATGCCGACACGCAATGGATGTCGCTGCGGGCCCGATGCTTTCTCGACCTGCTGATCGCCCGGTCGCACCGGTTCAGCGAGGATGTCGACGGCGCCGGGCCGCCCCGCCGCTTTTAA
- a CDS encoding xanthine dehydrogenase family protein molybdopterin-binding subunit — protein MEKVIALAPDSWMPGGQPDPLILSKHGQIGASVPRVDGPLKVRGAAPFAAEFALDGMVYAALKFSTVPKGRIASLETTQAEAAPGVVAVMTHRNAPRMAPMPMFMTAEKAGGSDELPIMQDDRIYWNGQPVAVVVAETQEQADYAVSLIRATYESDAAITSFATAKRKGTEPALFMGQPLKVEKGSADAAFKASAAKVDETYTTPRHNHNAIEPHAATVTWDGDRLIVHDASQAVSHTAWSLGQVFGIAEDQVRVTSPFVGGGFGGKCLWQHQVLGAAASKLAGRPVRIALSREGVYRLIGGRTLTEQRVALGADPDGRFNAIIHTGAVAMSNHSVMPEPFILPTMSSYGSPNIKLDVQVARLDMLANTFMRAPGESVGTFALESAIDELAVALGMDPVELRILNQPDEDPLKGTPFSSRHIAEAWRAGAERFGWSKRNPTAASVRDGEWLVGTGCATATYPYHRMPGGAARITLTRDGAAKVEVAAHEMGMGTATAHTQVVAERLGLTRDQVSFAYGDSLMPGVVLAGGSQQTASIGASVIAAHHVLIAELLKLAGNDSPLAGLGADEVGTVNGGLAKLDDPSRHESYVSILTRSGRDHVAVEGSASAPLETQHWSMHSFGALFCEVGVNSVTGEVRVRRFLGSYDCGRILNPKTAASQFRGGIIMGLGLALMEETQLDDRNGRVMNPSFGDYHVPVHLDVPAIDVIWTDIPDPRAPMGARGIGEIGITGVGAAVANAVFNATGKRVRDLPVTLDKLL, from the coding sequence ATGGAGAAGGTGATCGCGCTGGCGCCCGACAGCTGGATGCCGGGCGGCCAGCCCGATCCGCTGATCCTCAGCAAGCACGGCCAGATCGGCGCCTCGGTGCCGCGCGTCGACGGTCCGCTGAAAGTCCGCGGCGCGGCACCTTTCGCGGCCGAGTTCGCGCTCGACGGCATGGTCTATGCCGCGCTGAAATTCAGCACCGTGCCGAAAGGCCGGATCGCGTCGCTCGAGACCACGCAGGCGGAGGCGGCCCCCGGCGTCGTCGCGGTGATGACCCATCGCAACGCCCCGCGCATGGCGCCGATGCCGATGTTCATGACCGCCGAAAAAGCCGGCGGGAGCGACGAACTGCCGATCATGCAGGACGATCGGATCTACTGGAACGGGCAGCCGGTCGCGGTGGTGGTCGCCGAGACTCAGGAGCAGGCGGACTACGCCGTTTCGCTGATCCGCGCCACTTACGAATCCGACGCGGCCATCACCAGCTTCGCGACCGCCAAACGCAAAGGCACCGAGCCTGCCCTGTTCATGGGGCAGCCGCTGAAGGTGGAAAAGGGATCGGCCGACGCGGCGTTCAAGGCCTCGGCCGCCAAGGTCGACGAGACCTACACCACGCCGCGGCACAATCACAATGCGATCGAGCCGCACGCCGCCACGGTGACGTGGGACGGCGATCGGCTGATCGTGCACGATGCCTCGCAGGCGGTGTCGCACACCGCGTGGTCGCTGGGCCAAGTGTTCGGCATCGCCGAGGATCAGGTGCGTGTGACGTCGCCCTTCGTCGGCGGCGGTTTCGGCGGCAAGTGCCTGTGGCAGCATCAGGTGCTGGGCGCGGCAGCCTCGAAGCTTGCCGGCCGCCCGGTCCGGATCGCGCTTTCGCGCGAGGGCGTCTATCGCCTGATCGGCGGCCGCACGCTGACCGAGCAGCGCGTCGCCCTCGGCGCCGATCCGGACGGCCGCTTCAACGCCATCATCCACACCGGCGCGGTGGCGATGAGCAACCACAGCGTGATGCCTGAGCCGTTCATCCTGCCGACGATGTCGAGCTATGGTTCGCCGAACATCAAGCTGGACGTCCAGGTGGCGCGGCTCGACATGCTCGCCAACACCTTCATGCGGGCGCCTGGCGAATCCGTCGGCACCTTCGCGCTGGAATCCGCGATCGATGAGCTGGCGGTGGCGCTCGGCATGGACCCGGTCGAACTGCGCATCCTGAACCAGCCGGACGAGGACCCATTGAAAGGCACGCCGTTCTCGTCGCGACACATCGCCGAGGCGTGGCGCGCCGGCGCCGAGCGGTTCGGCTGGTCGAAACGCAACCCGACCGCCGCCAGCGTGCGCGACGGCGAATGGCTGGTCGGCACGGGCTGCGCCACCGCGACCTATCCGTATCACCGGATGCCGGGCGGGGCGGCGCGGATCACGCTGACGCGTGACGGCGCGGCCAAGGTCGAGGTCGCGGCGCACGAGATGGGAATGGGCACCGCCACCGCCCACACCCAGGTCGTTGCCGAACGCCTTGGGCTCACGCGCGATCAGGTGAGCTTCGCCTATGGCGACTCGCTGATGCCCGGCGTCGTGCTCGCCGGCGGCTCGCAGCAGACCGCCTCGATCGGCGCCTCGGTGATCGCCGCGCATCACGTGCTGATCGCCGAGCTGCTCAAGCTCGCCGGCAACGACTCGCCGCTGGCGGGGCTGGGCGCCGACGAGGTCGGCACGGTGAATGGCGGCCTCGCCAAGCTCGACGATCCGTCGCGGCACGAGAGCTACGTCTCGATCCTCACCCGCTCGGGCCGCGATCACGTCGCCGTCGAAGGCAGCGCCTCGGCGCCGCTCGAGACCCAGCATTGGTCGATGCATTCGTTCGGCGCGCTGTTCTGCGAGGTCGGCGTCAACAGCGTCACCGGCGAAGTCCGGGTCCGGCGTTTTCTCGGATCGTATGATTGCGGCCGCATCCTCAATCCGAAGACCGCGGCGAGCCAGTTCCGCGGCGGCATCATCATGGGCCTCGGCCTGGCGCTGATGGAGGAGACCCAGCTCGACGACCGCAACGGCCGGGTGATGAATCCGAGCTTCGGCGATTATCACGTCCCGGTGCATCTCGATGTGCCGGCGATCGACGTGATCTGGACCGACATTCCGGATCCGCGCGCCCCGATGGGCGCCCGCGGCATCGGCGAGATCGGCATCACCGGCGTCGGCGCCGCCGTCGCCAACGCGGTCTTCAACGCCACCGGCAAGCGCGTGCGCGATCTGCCGGTCACGCTCGACAAGTTGCTGTGA
- a CDS encoding FAD binding domain-containing protein has protein sequence MTPFDYSRAGDVAEALRAGAGVQTKFLGGGTNLIDLMRETIERPAALVDITGLPAEITARDDGGLLIGAAVRNTALAEHRAVRTRYPMLSRAILAGASAQIRNMATVGGNLLQRTRCAYFYDDAGSRCNKRQPGQGCDAIDGFNRNHAILGASESCVATHPSDMCVALAALDAVVHLAGSGGQRTLPFNDVHRLPGDRPDLETMLRPGELITAIELPAQPIAARSTYRKVRDRSSYAFALVSVAAAVEVERGSVKDLRLALGGVAHKPWRAHKAEQALRGGPATVEAFRAAAEAELADAVPLRDNGFKIELAKRTIIAVLGELAGVAR, from the coding sequence ATGACTCCTTTCGATTATTCCCGGGCCGGCGATGTCGCCGAAGCGCTGCGGGCCGGCGCCGGCGTGCAGACCAAGTTTCTCGGCGGCGGCACCAATCTGATCGACCTGATGCGGGAAACGATCGAGCGCCCGGCGGCGCTGGTCGATATCACCGGTCTGCCGGCCGAGATCACCGCGCGCGACGACGGCGGCCTGCTGATCGGCGCGGCGGTGCGCAACACCGCGCTGGCCGAGCACCGCGCCGTGCGGACGCGCTATCCGATGCTGTCGCGCGCCATTCTGGCGGGCGCCTCGGCGCAGATCCGCAACATGGCGACGGTCGGCGGCAATCTGCTGCAGCGGACGCGCTGCGCTTACTTCTACGACGATGCCGGCTCGCGCTGTAACAAGCGCCAACCGGGGCAAGGCTGCGATGCCATCGACGGCTTCAACCGCAACCACGCCATCCTCGGCGCGTCGGAGTCGTGCGTGGCGACGCATCCGTCGGACATGTGCGTGGCGCTCGCCGCGCTCGATGCGGTGGTGCATCTCGCCGGCAGCGGCGGCCAGCGCACGTTGCCGTTCAACGACGTCCATCGGCTGCCGGGCGATCGGCCGGACCTCGAAACCATGCTGCGGCCCGGCGAACTGATCACCGCGATCGAACTGCCGGCGCAGCCGATCGCGGCGCGCTCGACCTATCGCAAGGTGCGCGACCGCTCGAGCTACGCGTTCGCGCTGGTCTCGGTCGCGGCCGCGGTGGAGGTCGAGCGCGGCAGCGTCAAGGATTTGCGGCTGGCGCTCGGCGGCGTCGCGCACAAGCCGTGGCGCGCGCACAAGGCCGAGCAGGCGCTGCGCGGCGGTCCCGCCACGGTCGAGGCGTTTCGCGCCGCGGCCGAGGCCGAACTCGCCGACGCCGTGCCGCTTCGCGACAACGGCTTCAAGATCGAACTGGCAAAGCGCACCATTATTGCCGTGCTCGGCGAACTGGCAGGAGTGGCCCGATGA
- a CDS encoding 2Fe-2S iron-sulfur cluster-binding protein, whose translation MTADRSAASAGSIRINGVDCPVPSDPRVSLLDLLRETLHLHGTKKGCNQGACGACTVLVDGERIVSCLTLAVQYAGRGVTTIEGLADDHGLHRLQQAFIDHDGFQCGYCTPGQICSAIGMAAELKRGLPSHVTQDLGSEHMAFSHDEVRERMSGNLCRCGAHNGIIDAISETYAEAAE comes from the coding sequence ATGACCGCCGATCGAAGTGCTGCTTCAGCCGGATCGATCCGGATCAATGGAGTCGACTGCCCGGTCCCGTCCGATCCCCGCGTCTCCCTGCTCGACCTGCTGCGCGAGACCCTGCATCTCCACGGCACCAAGAAGGGCTGCAACCAGGGCGCCTGCGGCGCCTGCACCGTGCTGGTCGACGGCGAGCGCATCGTCTCGTGCCTGACGCTCGCCGTGCAATATGCGGGGCGCGGCGTCACGACGATCGAGGGCCTCGCCGACGACCACGGGCTGCATCGGTTGCAGCAGGCCTTCATCGATCATGACGGCTTTCAGTGCGGCTATTGCACGCCGGGCCAGATCTGCTCCGCAATCGGCATGGCGGCCGAGCTGAAGCGCGGCCTGCCGAGCCACGTCACGCAGGACCTCGGCAGCGAACACATGGCGTTCAGCCACGACGAAGTCCGCGAGCGGATGAGCGGCAATCTGTGCCGCTGCGGCGCGCACAACGGCATCATCGATGCGATCAGCGAAACCTATGCGGAGGCTGCGGAATGA
- a CDS encoding TetR/AcrR family transcriptional regulator produces the protein MSEKPPPKGTPRRVRADAQRNLKTLLDAALTVFATSGVEAPVREIAEKAGVGIGTLYRHFPQRSDLIVAVFRNGVDACAGAAAELAASHAPFEALSLWMQRYVDFVATKRGLAAALYSGDPAYDSLPAYFEQKLRPALQALLDAAGAAGEIRRDIEPFDLLKAVAQLCTSAPGGDPAHTRRMVGLLIDGLRYRAGSAAEPGR, from the coding sequence GTGTCCGAAAAGCCGCCGCCGAAAGGCACGCCGCGGCGGGTCCGCGCGGATGCGCAGCGCAATCTGAAGACGCTGCTCGACGCGGCGCTGACGGTGTTTGCGACCTCCGGGGTGGAAGCGCCGGTGCGGGAGATCGCCGAGAAGGCCGGCGTCGGCATCGGCACGCTGTATCGCCACTTCCCACAGCGGTCGGACCTGATCGTCGCGGTGTTTCGCAACGGGGTCGATGCCTGCGCGGGGGCGGCAGCGGAGCTGGCCGCGTCGCATGCGCCGTTCGAAGCGCTCAGCCTCTGGATGCAACGCTATGTCGACTTCGTGGCCACCAAACGCGGGCTCGCCGCGGCGCTGTATTCGGGCGACCCGGCCTATGACAGCCTGCCGGCCTATTTCGAGCAGAAGCTACGGCCGGCGCTGCAGGCGCTGCTGGATGCGGCCGGTGCGGCCGGCGAGATCCGGCGCGACATCGAACCGTTCGATCTGCTGAAGGCGGTGGCGCAGCTCTGCACCTCGGCACCCGGCGGCGACCCGGCGCATACGCGCCGCATGGTCGGCCTGCTGATCGACGGGCTGCGCTACCGCGCCGGAAGCGCGGCCGAACCGGGCAGATGA